A region from the Rufibacter sp. DG15C genome encodes:
- a CDS encoding shikimate dehydrogenase → MERAENLYGLIGFKLSHSFSQRYFTEKFKAEDIPNSVYQLFELDAISEFPALIQRHPNLRGLNVTIPYKEAILPFLDDLSPAAAEIGAVNVIKFDQGRLIGHNSDYQGFMQSLQGFYHCHPQSKALVLGTGGAAKAVMAALGYLNISYQVVSRERKAGTITYQDLTPSLMTAVSLIVNASPVGTFPNMQDAPAIPYALLSSHHYLYDLVYNPAVTEFMKRGQAMGAKTINGYEMLCLQAEVAWQIWNS, encoded by the coding sequence TTGGAGCGCGCTGAAAATTTATACGGACTGATAGGCTTTAAGCTCAGCCACTCGTTTTCCCAGCGCTACTTCACCGAGAAGTTCAAGGCAGAAGACATTCCAAATAGTGTCTACCAACTGTTTGAGCTGGATGCCATTTCAGAGTTTCCAGCACTCATCCAGAGGCATCCCAACTTGCGGGGTCTTAATGTGACCATCCCGTACAAAGAAGCCATACTTCCTTTTCTAGATGATTTGTCACCGGCTGCCGCAGAGATTGGGGCGGTCAACGTCATCAAGTTTGACCAAGGCAGATTAATTGGCCACAACTCAGACTACCAGGGCTTCATGCAGTCTCTGCAGGGGTTTTACCATTGCCATCCGCAGTCAAAGGCCTTGGTGCTGGGAACGGGCGGCGCGGCCAAAGCAGTGATGGCAGCCCTAGGCTATCTTAATATCTCCTACCAAGTGGTTTCCAGGGAGAGAAAGGCGGGTACCATAACATACCAGGACCTGACGCCCAGTTTAATGACCGCCGTCTCTCTGATAGTGAATGCCTCTCCGGTGGGTACCTTTCCTAATATGCAGGACGCTCCGGCCATTCCATATGCGCTGCTCTCTTCGCACCACTACCTCTATGATTTGGTGTACAACCCAGCCGTGACGGAGTTCATGAAACGAGGGCAGGCCATGGGCGCCAAAACCATCAACGGCTATGAGATGCTGTGCCTGCAGGCAGAAGTAGCCTGGCAAATCTGGAACAGCTAA